Proteins from a genomic interval of Polyodon spathula isolate WHYD16114869_AA chromosome 1, ASM1765450v1, whole genome shotgun sequence:
- the LOC121324607 gene encoding complement C1q tumor necrosis factor-related protein 7-like produces MPSTGAELFTDVPCDRWKRIWFLLRFSISLLKDSKMLIVICTVSLIHCISGQLLDNKFKGHSPQYICSVPGLLGPPGQPGANGPPGAHGRIGLPGRDGRDGRKGEKGENGDTGLRGNSGPAGRTGEKGDRGLTGKKGPDGFAGVKGVLGPEGPPGEKGDKGQRGLPGQPGVCKCGSLVPKSAFTVGITTSYPEEKSPIVFNKVLFNEGEHYNPTTGKFVCAYPGIYYFSYDITLANKHLAIGLVHNGQYRIKTFDANTGNHDVASGSTVMYLNPEDEVWLEIFFTDQNGLFSDPNWADSLFSGFLLYADTDYFDALSEDYS; encoded by the exons atTCCAAAATGTTAATAGTGATTTGTACTGTAAGCTTGATTCACTGCATCAGTGGACAGCTGCTGGACAACAAGTTTAAAGGACATTCCCCCCAGTATATCTGCAGCGTACCTGGTTTGCTTGGTCCTCCGGGGCAACCAGGAGCCAATGGACCACCTGGAGCACACGGGCGCATTGGACTGCCAGGACGAGACGGAAGAGATGGAAGGAAGGGAGAGAAAGGAGAAAATGGAGACACAG GTCTAAGAGGGAACTCAGGTCCCGCTGGAAGAACTGGGGAAAAGGGGGACAGAGGACTAACAGGCAAGAAAGGACCTGACGGATTTGCAGGCGTCAAAGGAGTGCTAGGCCCAGAAGGTCCTCCTGGGGAGAAAGGAGACAAGGGACAACGAGGGCTGCCAGGACAACCAGGAGTCTGCAAGTGCGGCAGCCTGGTGCCTAAATCAGCCTTTACAGTCGGTATAACCACCAGCTACCCTGAGGAAAAATCCCCCATAGTATTCAACAAAGTCCTTTTCAATGAGGGAGAACACTACAACCCCACCACTGGGAAGTTCGTATGTGCTTACCCGGGTATTTACTACTTTTCCTATGACATCACACTGGCCAACAAACACCTGGCAATTGGACTAGTACACAATGGCCAATATCGTATAAAGACTTTTGACGCCAATACAGGGAACCATGATGTTGCTTCTGGATCTACAGTTATGTACTTGAATCCAGAGGATGAAGTCTGGCTGGAAATCTTTTTCACTGATCAGAATGGCCTGTTTTCTGACCCAAACTGGGCTGACAGTTTGTTCTCTGGGTTTTTACTTTATGCAGATACAGACTACTTTGATGCACTTTCAGAAGATTATTCGTGA